The following coding sequences lie in one Kribbella sp. NBC_00709 genomic window:
- a CDS encoding winged helix-turn-helix transcriptional regulator: MYGVEPGDIFLADCPARLAVEVIADKWAVVVLWGLNDHPRRHSELVDLIGGISKKVLTQTLRRMQMNGLVTRTDHGGVPPRVEYDLTDLGRTLMGPIRMLTEWAEENGEAVLAAQDASPAS; this comes from the coding sequence GTGTACGGAGTGGAACCCGGCGACATCTTCCTGGCCGACTGCCCAGCGCGATTGGCCGTCGAGGTGATCGCGGACAAGTGGGCCGTCGTCGTGCTGTGGGGCCTCAACGACCACCCGCGCCGGCACTCCGAGCTGGTCGACCTGATCGGCGGCATCTCGAAGAAGGTGCTGACCCAGACTCTGCGCCGCATGCAGATGAACGGCCTGGTCACCCGCACGGATCACGGCGGCGTCCCGCCCCGCGTCGAGTACGACCTGACCGACCTGGGACGCACCCTGATGGGCCCGATCCGCATGCTCACAGAGTGGGCAGAAGAGAACGGAGAAGCAGTCCTAGCAGCTCAGGATGCGTCTCCCGCATCCTAA
- the trpS gene encoding tryptophan--tRNA ligase, producing MTSLSGITPSGRLTLGNHLGALRRFTDPDGFYFVANLHAMTTKHDPRRLAALTREFATLMLAAGVPEGTVFIQSDVPTHAQLAYLLECTSYVGELSRMIQYKEKGNRPMTRASLFTYPCLMAADILLYGAERVPVGGDQDQHVELARDVAIRFNREYGETFVVPQLNKAALATRVKDLANPAAKMSKSAADDAIGTIRLLDPPDVIRRQIMRAVTDSENEVRHDEANKPGVTNLLDILAACTDGDPVELAKSYPSYGALKQDVADAVLAVIDPLQKEYARLTTDPGAINELLAQGRDRALEESTPRLQAATRAMGLAGSTP from the coding sequence ATGACCTCGCTTTCCGGCATCACCCCGTCCGGCCGGCTGACGCTCGGCAACCACCTCGGCGCGCTCCGCCGGTTCACCGACCCGGACGGCTTCTACTTCGTCGCGAACCTGCACGCGATGACGACCAAGCACGATCCTCGAAGACTCGCCGCACTGACCCGCGAGTTCGCGACGCTGATGCTGGCCGCCGGTGTCCCCGAGGGCACGGTCTTCATCCAGTCCGACGTACCCACGCATGCCCAGCTCGCGTACCTGCTGGAGTGCACGTCGTACGTCGGGGAGCTGTCCCGGATGATCCAGTACAAGGAGAAGGGCAACCGCCCGATGACCCGGGCGTCGCTGTTCACGTATCCGTGCCTGATGGCCGCGGACATCCTGCTGTACGGCGCGGAGCGGGTCCCGGTCGGCGGCGACCAGGACCAGCATGTCGAGCTCGCGCGGGACGTCGCGATCCGCTTCAACCGCGAGTACGGCGAGACCTTCGTCGTACCGCAGCTGAACAAGGCGGCGCTGGCGACCCGGGTCAAGGACCTGGCCAACCCGGCCGCGAAGATGAGCAAGTCGGCCGCGGACGACGCGATCGGCACGATCCGGCTGCTCGACCCGCCGGACGTGATCCGCCGGCAGATCATGCGCGCGGTGACCGACTCGGAGAACGAGGTCCGGCACGACGAGGCGAACAAGCCGGGCGTGACCAACCTGCTCGACATCCTGGCCGCGTGCACCGACGGCGACCCGGTCGAGCTGGCGAAGTCCTACCCGTCGTACGGCGCTCTCAAGCAGGACGTGGCGGACGCCGTTCTCGCGGTGATCGACCCGCTGCAGAAGGAGTACGCGCGGCTCACGACCGACCCCGGCGCGATCAACGAACTGCTCGCGCAGGGCCGGGACCGGGCCCTCGAGGAGAGCACTCCCCGACTCCAGGCTGCGACCCGGGCGATGGGTTTGGCAGGATCGACCCCATGA
- a CDS encoding TIGR03560 family F420-dependent LLM class oxidoreductase: protein MDFSLWPAASRTWQDVLEGAEYAERTGWHGVWIADHFMQNGDDLTVPVNECLALIAGIVARTSRVRVGSMVLGNTYRHPAVVANAAATIDQMANGRFVLGIGAGWQVNEHEVYGIELPPIGPRLKRFEEACQVIKGLLTQDRTTVDGKYYQLADAPCEPKPAQLPILIGASGEKVALGIVARYADEWNHWGRPELAAQKGVVFAQHCERAGRDPQTVRRSAQTFLEVVVPGDTEAIERKQRLEERGAHVVMGSAQEVLDVVAQYPAAGIDELLVPDSFLGDGNRRFDALERLREEVLQKI, encoded by the coding sequence ATGGACTTCTCATTGTGGCCCGCGGCCTCACGGACCTGGCAGGACGTGCTCGAAGGAGCGGAGTACGCCGAACGCACCGGGTGGCACGGGGTTTGGATAGCTGACCATTTCATGCAGAACGGCGACGACCTGACCGTGCCGGTCAACGAGTGTCTCGCCCTGATCGCCGGCATCGTCGCCCGGACCTCGCGGGTGCGGGTCGGCTCGATGGTGCTCGGCAACACGTACCGGCACCCGGCGGTGGTCGCGAACGCGGCCGCGACGATCGACCAGATGGCGAACGGGCGGTTCGTGCTCGGGATCGGCGCCGGCTGGCAGGTCAACGAGCACGAGGTGTACGGGATCGAACTGCCGCCGATCGGCCCGCGCCTGAAGCGTTTCGAGGAAGCGTGCCAGGTGATCAAGGGTCTGCTGACCCAGGATCGGACCACGGTCGACGGGAAGTACTACCAGCTCGCCGACGCGCCGTGTGAGCCCAAGCCCGCACAGCTCCCGATCCTGATCGGCGCGTCCGGCGAGAAGGTTGCCCTAGGCATCGTTGCCAGGTATGCGGACGAGTGGAACCACTGGGGGCGGCCGGAGCTGGCCGCTCAGAAGGGCGTCGTGTTCGCACAGCACTGCGAGCGAGCAGGGCGGGATCCGCAGACGGTGAGGCGGTCGGCGCAGACCTTCCTTGAGGTCGTCGTGCCCGGGGACACCGAGGCGATCGAGCGTAAACAAAGGCTGGAGGAGCGCGGCGCGCACGTGGTGATGGGGTCGGCGCAGGAGGTCCTCGACGTGGTCGCGCAGTACCCGGCGGCCGGGATCGACGAGCTGCTCGTGCCGGACTCCTTCCTCGGCGACGGCAACCGCCGCTTCGACGCCCTCGAGCGACTCCGCGAGGAAGTGCTACAGAAGATCTAG
- a CDS encoding endonuclease/exonuclease/phosphatase family protein encodes MKIRPGIRVATFNIRNSSAPDGDNAWPVRRKAAVAAIEHLDADVVGLQEVLPDQLEYLRWRFPKYEIVGAGRDDGMGAGEHSVVLVRHGDWRIDRHETRWLSDDPGTPGSIGWDADLTRIATLVWLRHRNGTTVGVVNTHYDHAGEVAQLQSSRLIARWINGSLPWIVMGDLNATPDSPPVKSLVESGLSLAVPAEAGGSWHNFTGAVDDDRIDHILVNSAWAVTDAAVSHYRPDGRVPSDHWPVVATLDLL; translated from the coding sequence ATGAAGATCCGCCCAGGTATTCGCGTGGCCACGTTCAACATCCGCAACTCCTCCGCACCGGACGGCGACAACGCCTGGCCGGTGCGGCGGAAAGCGGCAGTGGCGGCGATCGAGCACCTGGACGCGGACGTGGTCGGGCTGCAGGAAGTGCTGCCCGACCAGCTCGAGTACTTGCGCTGGCGGTTCCCGAAGTACGAGATCGTCGGCGCCGGCCGGGACGACGGGATGGGTGCCGGCGAGCACTCCGTCGTCCTGGTCCGGCACGGCGACTGGCGGATCGACCGGCACGAGACCCGATGGCTGTCCGACGATCCGGGTACGCCGGGATCGATCGGCTGGGACGCCGACCTGACCCGGATCGCGACGCTGGTCTGGCTGCGGCACCGCAACGGTACGACGGTCGGCGTCGTGAACACGCACTACGACCACGCGGGCGAGGTCGCACAACTGCAGTCGTCGCGGCTGATCGCCCGCTGGATCAACGGATCGCTGCCGTGGATCGTCATGGGTGACCTCAACGCCACCCCCGACTCCCCACCGGTCAAGTCCCTCGTCGAGTCCGGCCTGTCCCTCGCCGTACCGGCCGAGGCCGGCGGCAGCTGGCACAACTTCACCGGCGCCGTGGACGACGACCGCATCGATCACATCCTGGTGAATTCGGCCTGGGCTGTGACCGACGCGGCCGTTTCGCACTACCGACCGGACGGACGGGTTCCCAGCGACCACTGGCCCGTCGTCGCGACCCTAGATCTTCTGTAG
- a CDS encoding TetR/AcrR family transcriptional regulator, whose translation MATRVEQRQRTEARILTAARQLFGEHGFDRTTIRAIATAAGSDPGLVMRYFGSKEKLFAQAAAIPADGPIEGTPEQIAELLTAALADKLADEPTAALAALRAMFSHPEAAEDVRAAMTSQQRQVAAQLPGDDAVLRSGVIGALTLGLVVSRHLVRLDGLDAPPEELMAVVGPLIEELTTGA comes from the coding sequence ATGGCGACCAGGGTGGAACAGCGGCAGCGGACCGAGGCGCGGATCCTGACCGCCGCACGGCAATTGTTCGGCGAGCACGGCTTCGACCGGACGACGATCCGCGCAATCGCCACGGCGGCGGGCAGCGACCCCGGGCTGGTGATGCGGTACTTCGGATCCAAGGAGAAGCTGTTCGCGCAGGCAGCCGCGATCCCCGCGGACGGGCCGATCGAGGGCACGCCGGAGCAGATCGCCGAGCTGCTCACCGCCGCACTGGCCGACAAACTGGCCGACGAGCCGACGGCTGCCCTCGCCGCGCTGCGGGCGATGTTCAGCCATCCCGAGGCCGCAGAAGACGTGCGCGCCGCGATGACATCGCAGCAGCGGCAGGTGGCAGCGCAGCTGCCCGGGGACGACGCCGTACTGCGGTCCGGGGTGATCGGCGCGCTGACGCTCGGGCTGGTGGTCAGTCGCCACCTGGTCCGGCTGGACGGATTGGACGCACCGCCGGAGGAGTTGATGGCAGTGGTCGGCCCGCTCATCGAGGAGCTGACGACGGGTGCGTGA
- the proC gene encoding pyrroline-5-carboxylate reductase — MSAKVAVLGAGVMGETLLSGLIRAGRRPEDLLITERREERAAELRERYGVDVVSNLDAAKQADTLVLVVKPQDMPDLLAEIAPAVQPTQTVISLAAGITTKFVESRLPEGVAVVRVMPNTPALVDEGMAAISRGAHCDESHLELAESLLAATGRVVRVPEKQQDAVTAISGSGPAYIFFVVESMIEAGVHMGLPRSTATDLVVQTVVGSAKLLRETGEHPTVLRERVTSPGGTTAAAVRELEDHKVRAAFLSAIEAARNRSRDLAAE, encoded by the coding sequence ATGAGTGCAAAGGTGGCCGTTCTCGGGGCCGGAGTGATGGGGGAGACGTTGTTGTCCGGGCTGATTCGGGCCGGGCGGCGACCGGAGGACCTCCTGATCACCGAGCGCCGGGAGGAGCGGGCCGCCGAGCTGCGTGAGCGGTACGGCGTCGACGTCGTGTCCAACCTGGACGCGGCGAAGCAGGCGGACACGCTGGTCCTGGTGGTGAAGCCGCAGGACATGCCTGATCTGCTCGCCGAGATCGCCCCGGCGGTCCAGCCGACCCAGACCGTGATCTCGCTGGCCGCCGGCATCACCACCAAGTTCGTCGAGTCGCGGCTGCCCGAAGGGGTCGCCGTGGTCCGCGTCATGCCGAACACACCCGCCCTGGTCGACGAGGGCATGGCCGCGATCTCCCGTGGCGCGCACTGCGACGAGAGCCACCTCGAGCTGGCCGAGAGTCTGCTCGCCGCGACCGGTCGCGTCGTCCGGGTGCCGGAGAAGCAGCAGGACGCGGTGACCGCGATCTCCGGGTCGGGCCCGGCGTACATCTTCTTCGTGGTCGAGTCGATGATCGAGGCCGGCGTCCACATGGGCCTCCCGCGCAGTACGGCGACCGACCTCGTCGTGCAGACCGTGGTCGGCTCGGCGAAGCTGCTGCGGGAGACCGGCGAGCACCCGACGGTACTGCGGGAGCGCGTGACGTCCCCGGGCGGTACGACGGCCGCCGCCGTACGGGAACTGGAGGACCACAAGGTCCGTGCCGCGTTCCTGTCCGCGATCGAGGCCGCCCGCAACCGTTCCCGCGACCTCGCCGCCGAATAA
- a CDS encoding TIGR03618 family F420-dependent PPOX class oxidoreductase, whose translation MSILPASAHRLFEEPKDITIITVDPDGSPQASLVWAERDGDDILIGIQAPHRKTRNLLRDPRVTLLIQDDQVSPRGITQYLVIRGTAKLTGPGIPAEYKELMDRETQRYLGLPEFPFGEGIWDTGVVARIIVERISGEGPWAR comes from the coding sequence ATGAGCATTCTCCCGGCCAGCGCGCACCGGCTCTTCGAGGAGCCGAAGGACATCACGATCATCACCGTCGACCCGGACGGTTCGCCACAGGCCTCGCTGGTGTGGGCCGAACGCGACGGCGACGACATCCTGATCGGCATCCAGGCGCCGCACCGCAAGACCCGCAACCTGCTCCGGGATCCGCGGGTGACGCTGCTGATCCAGGACGACCAGGTCAGCCCGCGGGGCATCACGCAGTACCTCGTCATCCGGGGTACTGCGAAACTGACAGGTCCCGGGATTCCGGCGGAGTACAAGGAGCTGATGGATCGCGAGACCCAGCGCTACCTCGGGCTGCCCGAATTCCCTTTCGGCGAAGGCATCTGGGACACCGGCGTCGTCGCCCGCATCATCGTCGAGCGGATCAGCGGCGAAGGACCCTGGGCCCGCTAG